One genomic segment of Capricornis sumatraensis isolate serow.1 chromosome X, serow.2, whole genome shotgun sequence includes these proteins:
- the LOC138071872 gene encoding melanoma-associated antigen B3-like — MPRGKKGKLHTCDKRRQAQHGTQDLRGAQVTATTMEALSSSSNPGPGVDAKGKSGARSGNHLKRPRGALTTTPVPASVSPTRSSKRPLGEVGKTHNSSQAPVSNVRSGKHSLTRPTNLLVQFLLRMYKTRKPIRKVNMLKIIDKKYHNRFLRILKRASDSMEVVFGIDVKKDNTAKHSYVLVSKMSLPRNGIVHRGRGFPKTGLLMNLLGVIFMKGNCATEECIWDFLSKMNIHAGKRHFIFGEPKKLITQDLVQLKYLEYRQVPGSDPACYEFLWGPRAHAETSKMRVLEFLARINRLDPSAFHFWYEEALKDEEERAQANRCPSVPPAVPSTPSEAEANSALCGSRE, encoded by the coding sequence ATGCCTCGGGGTAAGAAGGGTAAGCTCCACACCTGTGACAAACGCCGCCAGGCTCAGCATGGCACCCAGGATCTGAGGGGCGCTCAGGTCACTGCCACCACGATGGAAgcactctcctcttcctccaatCCTGGTCCCGGGGTTGATGCTAAGGGAAAGTCCGGTGCTAGGTCTGGTAACCATCTCAAGCGTCCTCGGGGGGCCCTGACCACCACCCCTGTGCCTGCAAGTGTTTCTCCCACAAGATCATCCAAAAGACCCCTTGGGGAAGTTGGGAAAACACACAATTCCTCTCAAGCCCCTGTCTCCAATGTGCGGTCTGGAAAACACTCACTAACCAGGCCGACAAATCTGTTGGTGCAGTTCCTGTTACGCATGTATAAGACGAGAAAGCCCATTAGGAAAGTGAATATGCTGAAGATTATCGATAAAAAGTACCACAATCGATTCCTCAGGATCCTCAAAAGAGCTTCTGACAGCATGGAGGTGGTATTTGGTATTGATGTGAAGAAAGACAACACTGCCAAGCATTCTTATGTCCTTGTCAGCAAGATGAGTCTCCCCCGCAATGGGATCGTGCACCGTGGCAGGGGTTTTCCCAAGACCGGTCTCCTGATGAATCTCCTCGGTGTGATCTTCATGAAGGGCAACTGCGCCACAGAGGAATGCATCTGGGATTTCCTGAGTAAGATGAATATCCATGCTGGGAAGAGGCACTTCATATTTGGGGAGCCCAAGAAGCTCATCACCCAAGATTTGGTGCAGCTGAAGTATTTGGAATATCGGCAAGTGCCGGGCAGCGACCCAGCAtgctatgagttcctgtggggtccgAGAGCACACGCTGAAACAAGCAAGATGAGAGTCCTGGAGTTCCTGGCCAGGATTAACCGTTTGGATCCCAGTGCCTTCCACTTTTGGTATGAAGAGGCTTTGAAAGATGAGGAAGAGAGGGCCCAAGCCAACAGATGTCCCAGTGTTCCTCCAGCAGTTCCTTCCACACCTAGTGAAGCTGAGGCAAATTCTGCACTTTGTGGCTCAAGAGAGTAG